A DNA window from Streptomyces sp. CA-278952 contains the following coding sequences:
- a CDS encoding alkaline phosphatase D family protein, with translation MSYRPHRPRVPSPGRRAVLRGSLIAPAAVALSPATASAVPALHLAGRPEASWGVQVGGVTASSALLWVRSDRPARMLVETSATESFRRVRRWHGPSIGPGTDFTGTTPLYGLPAGEQVHYRVTLADPADPRRTGKPVYGTFRTAPARRRSGVRFLWSGDIAGQGWGINPDIGGYRVYEEMRRLDPDFFLCSGDSIYADGPLEPSVTLPDGRIWRNVMTEEKAKVAETLDEYRGNFRYNLLDRNVRRFNTQVPSVVQWDDHEVRNNWYPGQILDDARYTEKNVDILAARSVRAFHEYVPLAPSYGSGGRSRMYRVVHHGPLLDVFVLDMRSHRNANSPGRQADDTTGILGEEQARWLKRSLAASRAEWKVIAADMPLGLVVPDGATDFEAVAQGDPGAPLGRELQIAELLRFIKHRRITGTVWLTADVHYTSAQHYAPERAAFKDFAPFWEFVSGPLAAGGFPANALDSTFGPDRVFVRAPDRANVSPMESPQYFGEVEIDGDSAELTVRLRAEGGAVLFTKVLRPGRVGQ, from the coding sequence ATGTCCTACCGTCCGCACCGTCCGCGTGTTCCCTCGCCCGGCCGCCGCGCCGTCCTGCGCGGCTCGCTGATCGCCCCGGCGGCGGTCGCCCTCTCCCCCGCGACCGCTTCGGCGGTGCCCGCGCTGCACCTGGCGGGGCGGCCCGAAGCGTCGTGGGGTGTACAGGTGGGCGGCGTCACCGCCTCGTCGGCGCTCCTGTGGGTGCGCTCGGACCGGCCGGCCCGGATGCTGGTGGAGACCTCGGCGACCGAGTCGTTCCGGCGGGTCCGCAGGTGGCACGGGCCGTCGATCGGCCCTGGTACGGACTTCACCGGCACCACACCGCTGTACGGTCTGCCCGCGGGCGAACAGGTGCACTATCGGGTGACGCTCGCCGATCCGGCCGATCCGCGCCGTACCGGCAAACCGGTGTACGGGACCTTCCGTACCGCCCCGGCCCGGCGCCGCTCCGGGGTGCGGTTCCTGTGGTCGGGCGACATCGCGGGGCAGGGCTGGGGCATCAACCCGGACATCGGCGGCTACCGCGTGTACGAGGAGATGCGCCGGCTGGACCCGGACTTCTTCCTGTGCAGCGGCGACAGCATCTACGCGGACGGTCCACTGGAGCCGAGCGTGACGCTGCCGGACGGCCGGATCTGGCGCAACGTCATGACCGAGGAGAAGGCGAAGGTCGCCGAGACGCTGGACGAGTACCGGGGCAACTTCCGCTACAACCTGCTCGACCGGAACGTCCGCCGCTTCAACACGCAGGTGCCCTCCGTCGTGCAGTGGGACGACCACGAGGTGCGCAACAACTGGTATCCCGGCCAGATCCTCGACGACGCGCGGTACACCGAGAAGAACGTGGACATCCTCGCGGCACGCTCCGTACGCGCCTTCCACGAGTACGTTCCGCTCGCGCCCAGTTACGGTTCCGGGGGGCGTTCGCGGATGTACCGGGTCGTGCACCACGGGCCGCTCCTCGACGTGTTCGTGCTCGACATGCGTTCGCACCGCAACGCCAACTCCCCCGGCCGGCAGGCCGACGACACGACGGGCATCCTCGGCGAGGAGCAGGCGCGGTGGCTGAAGCGCTCGCTGGCCGCCTCCCGGGCGGAGTGGAAGGTGATCGCCGCCGACATGCCGCTCGGCCTCGTGGTGCCGGACGGCGCGACGGACTTCGAGGCCGTGGCGCAGGGTGATCCGGGGGCCCCGCTCGGGCGGGAACTCCAGATTGCCGAACTGCTCCGGTTCATCAAGCACCGCAGGATCACCGGCACCGTGTGGCTGACGGCCGACGTCCACTACACCTCGGCCCAGCACTACGCGCCGGAGCGGGCGGCGTTCAAGGACTTCGCGCCGTTCTGGGAGTTCGTGTCGGGGCCGCTGGCGGCGGGCGGCTTCCCGGCCAACGCGCTGGACAGCACCTTCGGCCCGGACCGGGTCTTCGTGCGGGCTCCCGACCGTGCCAATGTCTCGCCGATGGAGTCCCCGCAGTATTTCGGCGAGGTGGAGATCGACGGCGACAGCGCGGAGCTGACGGTGCGGCTGCGGGCCGAGGGCGGGGCCGTGCTGTTCACCAAGGTGCTCCGGCCGGGCCGCGTCGGGCAGTGA
- the pdxR gene encoding MocR-like pyridoxine biosynthesis transcription factor PdxR, with protein sequence MTFSGTNAHRPSAEPLSPAWELLLPAASAPARGRGRALRSALREAVRSGRLAAGTRLPSSRELAADLGVSRGLVTEAYEQLTAESYLRSGRGAGTWVSEGVRAAERPVHDRAPRAAGALVDFRPGTPDLSLFPRSAWSAAQRTVFGRLPHGALGYPDPRGLPELREVLAGLLARRRGVVADPERLVVCSGVAQATTLLGFVLRDEGVTSIGVEDPGSPEHASLFAATGLGTVPLPLDDDGLALAPLKRSGVRAVVTTPAHQFPTGIGYSAQRRGELLDWARDADAVIMEDDYDGDFRYDRAPVGALQGLDPERVVYTGSVSKSLAPGLRLGWLIAPAALTGRIVARKRTMDLGNPVIDQAVLADFIVRGGYDRQLRRCQRAYRERRDALVAALDEHFPGTTVSGIAAGLHIIARLPARYGPEDVFLERAAGAGVALRPLRDCGTADSEDGTLPLVLGYAHLAPGDIARGIAALAAAWRSGRPVPG encoded by the coding sequence ATGACGTTTTCGGGGACCAATGCGCATCGTCCTTCGGCGGAACCCCTCTCTCCGGCGTGGGAGTTGCTGCTGCCCGCCGCCTCCGCGCCGGCGCGCGGACGAGGGCGCGCACTCCGGTCCGCGCTGCGGGAAGCGGTCCGCTCCGGCCGTCTCGCGGCCGGCACGAGGCTCCCCTCCAGCCGTGAGCTCGCCGCCGATCTGGGGGTGTCGCGCGGGCTGGTCACCGAGGCGTACGAGCAGCTCACCGCGGAGAGCTATCTGCGCAGCGGGCGGGGCGCGGGTACCTGGGTGAGCGAGGGCGTGCGCGCGGCGGAGCGTCCCGTACACGACCGCGCGCCGCGCGCGGCGGGCGCGCTGGTGGACTTCCGGCCCGGCACCCCCGATCTGTCCCTCTTCCCGCGCAGTGCGTGGAGCGCGGCCCAGCGGACGGTGTTCGGCCGACTGCCGCACGGCGCGCTGGGCTACCCCGATCCGCGCGGGCTGCCGGAACTGCGTGAGGTCCTGGCCGGCCTGCTCGCCCGGCGCCGGGGCGTGGTGGCCGATCCGGAGCGGCTGGTGGTCTGCTCGGGGGTGGCCCAGGCGACGACCCTGCTCGGCTTCGTCCTCCGGGACGAGGGCGTGACCTCGATCGGGGTGGAGGATCCTGGCAGCCCGGAACACGCCTCGCTGTTCGCGGCGACCGGTCTGGGCACGGTCCCCCTGCCCCTGGACGACGACGGCCTCGCCCTCGCACCCCTGAAACGCTCCGGAGTGCGCGCCGTGGTGACCACGCCGGCGCACCAGTTCCCCACCGGAATCGGATACTCCGCGCAGCGCCGCGGCGAACTGCTCGACTGGGCGCGGGACGCGGACGCCGTGATCATGGAGGACGACTACGACGGTGACTTCCGGTACGACCGGGCGCCGGTGGGAGCCTTGCAGGGGCTGGATCCCGAGCGGGTCGTGTACACCGGTTCCGTGAGCAAGTCGCTGGCTCCCGGCCTGCGGCTCGGCTGGCTGATCGCCCCCGCCGCGCTCACCGGGCGGATCGTCGCCCGCAAACGGACCATGGATCTGGGCAACCCGGTGATCGACCAGGCCGTCCTGGCCGACTTCATCGTGCGCGGCGGTTACGACCGGCAGTTGCGGCGCTGCCAGCGGGCCTACCGGGAGCGCCGGGACGCCCTGGTGGCCGCGCTCGACGAGCACTTCCCCGGCACGACGGTCAGCGGCATCGCGGCGGGCCTGCACATCATCGCCCGACTGCCCGCGCGGTACGGCCCCGAGGACGTCTTCCTGGAGCGCGCGGCCGGGGCGGGCGTCGCGCTGCGGCCGCTGCGCGACTGCGGAACGGCGGACTCCGAGGACGGCACCCTGCCCCTGGTCCTGGGCTACGCCCATCTCGCCCCCGGCGACATCGCCCGGGGGATCGCCGCGCTGGCGGCCGCGTGGCGTTCCGGCCGGCCCGTCCCCGGCTGA
- a CDS encoding alpha/beta fold hydrolase gives MTTTVSFTVAAADGPHPVSVAYERTGSGEPLLLLHGIGHHLRAWDPVTRILAAEREVIAVDLPGFGTSPALPDGVPYDLATLGRVLGAFCAELGLDRPHVAGNSLGGLLALELGRTELVRSVTALSPAGFWTEAERRYAFGTLRTMRRSALALPVGLIERLSRSAAGRAALTSTIYARPGRRSPEAVVAETLALRGATGFHQTLETGRGLLFGDDVKGLPVSVAWGTRDRILLRGQGVRAKRVIPHARLVRLPGCGHVPMNDDPALVARVILDTSR, from the coding sequence ATGACCACCACGGTCTCCTTCACCGTCGCAGCGGCCGACGGCCCCCACCCGGTCTCGGTCGCGTACGAACGGACCGGCTCGGGCGAACCGTTGCTGCTCCTGCACGGCATCGGGCACCACCTGAGGGCCTGGGATCCGGTGACCCGGATCCTGGCCGCCGAGCGCGAGGTGATAGCCGTGGACCTGCCCGGCTTCGGCACCTCGCCCGCGCTGCCGGACGGCGTCCCCTACGATCTCGCGACCCTCGGCCGGGTGCTCGGAGCCTTCTGTGCCGAACTCGGCCTGGACCGGCCTCATGTGGCCGGGAACTCGCTGGGCGGCCTGCTCGCGCTGGAGCTGGGGCGCACCGAGCTGGTGCGGTCGGTGACCGCGCTCTCCCCGGCCGGCTTCTGGACCGAGGCGGAACGGCGCTACGCCTTCGGCACCCTGCGGACCATGCGCCGGAGCGCGCTGGCCCTGCCGGTGGGGCTGATCGAGCGACTGTCGCGCAGCGCGGCCGGCCGGGCGGCGCTCACCAGCACCATCTACGCCCGGCCCGGCAGGCGTTCACCGGAGGCCGTCGTCGCCGAGACGCTCGCCCTGCGCGGAGCGACCGGCTTTCACCAGACGCTGGAGACCGGCAGGGGCCTGCTCTTCGGCGACGACGTGAAGGGCCTCCCCGTCTCCGTCGCCTGGGGCACCCGCGACCGGATACTGCTGCGCGGGCAGGGGGTCCGCGCCAAGCGGGTGATCCCCCACGCCCGGCTCGTGCGGCTGCCCGGCTGCGGGCACGTCCCGATGAACGACGACCCGGCGCTCGTGGCCCGCGTCATCCTGGACACCAGCCGCTGA
- the sigJ gene encoding RNA polymerase sigma factor SigJ, whose protein sequence is MTVDTATELFEEHRPVLTGVAYRMLGRVADAEDVVQEAWLRWSAAAREDIREPRAFLVRITTRLAIDRLRHLQSRRESYTGPWLPEPVVTDFGPAVPDTAERAVLADSVSLAVLVVLESLSPLERAVFVLREAFGFPYAEIATALDRTEEAVRQLAGRARRHVGERKPRYDVDPAERRDLTERFLVAASGGGIEQLLALLAPDVRLVSDSGGKAKAPRRIIETADKVGRFLFAVAGELGPDRDIRIMELNGGPAVVYFVGGKADAVFQIEVSQGVIQCAYIIRNPDKFSGLPVA, encoded by the coding sequence ATGACCGTCGACACCGCGACCGAGCTCTTCGAAGAACACCGGCCCGTTCTCACCGGTGTCGCCTACCGCATGCTCGGCCGTGTCGCCGACGCCGAGGACGTGGTCCAGGAGGCGTGGCTGAGGTGGTCGGCGGCGGCACGCGAGGACATCCGGGAGCCGAGGGCCTTCCTCGTGCGGATCACCACCCGGCTGGCCATCGACCGGCTCCGGCACCTCCAGTCGCGCCGGGAGTCGTACACGGGTCCCTGGCTGCCGGAGCCGGTGGTCACGGACTTCGGCCCCGCCGTGCCCGACACGGCGGAGCGCGCCGTCCTCGCCGACTCCGTGTCGCTCGCCGTGCTGGTCGTCCTCGAATCGCTCTCGCCGCTGGAGCGCGCGGTGTTCGTGCTCCGGGAGGCCTTCGGGTTCCCGTACGCCGAGATCGCCACGGCCCTGGACCGCACCGAGGAGGCCGTCCGGCAGCTCGCCGGCCGCGCCAGGCGGCATGTGGGGGAGCGCAAGCCGCGTTACGACGTGGACCCGGCCGAGCGCCGCGATCTCACCGAACGCTTCCTGGTCGCCGCCTCCGGAGGCGGCATCGAGCAGCTGCTCGCGCTGCTGGCCCCGGACGTCCGGCTGGTCAGCGACAGCGGTGGCAAGGCGAAGGCGCCGAGGCGGATCATCGAGACCGCCGACAAGGTCGGCCGCTTCCTCTTCGCCGTGGCCGGAGAGCTCGGCCCGGACAGGGACATCCGCATCATGGAGCTCAACGGAGGGCCCGCCGTCGTCTACTTCGTCGGAGGGAAGGCCGACGCCGTCTTCCAGATCGAAGTCAGCCAAGGTGTTATTCAATGCGCTTATATCATTCGTAATCCGGACAAGTTTTCCGGGCTGCCCGTCGCATAG